The sequence GAGAAAGAGCTCTTCTCCAgtataaaaacacatttgatGGCTGGATGGAGAATCTGAACTTATTTGGGTTAAAATTTAGGTGTCATTTTTAGATGGGGGTTATTTGGCAACAAACAAAGACATCTTTAAACCTGCTATTCCTGCAAACATGATTCACCTGCcatcagagcagcagggctcagggCCATGTCCTGCCCCACAACCCAGGACTTGCTTGTGCtacccacagcctgcagcacactGGGGAAACTGGGGCAGATTCAGAGGTTGTGAACCCCTTTAGAACTCCTAATTTATTTACAGCATGtaaaatgcttatttctaaAACTAATTACAAAGAAGGTACGGTTTATaagaaaaacagtggaaaaaaatttcAAGGATTTCCTGGGGGAACTCAATGAGCAAGTGATAAAGATCTGTATTTGCTGTCTGCAATTGTCTGAAGGAAACCATGGCACGCtggctttttctctgctgaggCCGCAGATGCCATCACAGCTGCCCAAAGTTCCAGTTTTGGAGATATCGACTGGCCAACTGGGCAAGACCTGGTgtactgctgctgtgtgcaatAGGGGATAGAAATCTGTTGAGTTTCTCCCCACACTGTGTGGTTCATACCAGGACTGAGGATCTAAGGAAGACTTCCTTAGAAATGGCCAACATGAGCCACAGCTGAGTGTCAGGTTGGGGTGGGCAAGGAAGCTGCCATGGGGTGAGGGGAATGGCCAGGACACAAGCAGTGcgagaggaaagcagcagagctggtgagAGGTGAGAGGTCCATGCAGGACTTGAGGATATTGGAGTATCTTGGCCAGATGTAAGCAAGAGGTCGTGCTCcagggaaaatgaaagatggagagatggaagcagagcagatgaCAGCGGCTGCAACAGTCGCGGGACAGGGGCAAGAGGTGGATGGAGAGaggagctgtgtgcagccaggTGCCATGGTTTGTGCCCAGGTTCACTCACCCACCAGTTGTCATCCTCCTTTTCAGACACCACAATGATCTCGCCTGCGTGGAAAGTCAGCTCATCGTCCCGGTCAGCACTGCAGTCATAGAGAGCGCGGACCCTGCGGAACAGCAGTGTGTTCTGCAAGCAGGAGAGAGCACTGTCAGGCCTCCTCTATCCCTTGTGTCACCAGCTTTGTCAGACACAAATATAACGGCTTTAGTGCCTTGATGCCACTAACAAAAGGGCTGGGGAGAAGGGAAGtccctgcagtgcagagcaatGGGCCAGAGAGGACATTGCACCCTTGCTCATGTCCAGAAGTGTACCCTGTCTGACCTGCCAACGGCCTGAATTCAGAAGTGAGGTTTCTCTCAAAAGACACTGGAGCATGACAGGGCTTTTGGCTAGCAGTAAATAACAGCGATCATCCCTGTGCATGGTGTGCATTGGGAGGGACCTGCCATTTCCATGCAGAGCATTCCCAGCATCTGGTGGGGAAATGTCAGTGCcagggaggagcagcagtggggctgggaggaggggCTGCTGGGTCCAACTCAGTTCAAAACTGAAGGTGGTAAATGCAGATGGGCCCAGGAGCTGAGCCCGTGGCAACCTACCGAACTGCCCCTccgaggaagaggaggagggacaTCCGAGGCACTTCCAGAACTTGGATCTGACTCGTGGGACGATTGGTGTGGGCCAGGTTGTCCTGCTTTTCTGGAGACAGATGCATAGAGGCAGTCCACAGCCATCGGGACACCTACAACAAAAGCAGGATGGTCACGACTTCCTTCCTTTAATCACAGGTAGGCAACAGCAAGCACCACTCTTGGGCAACATTGTGCAGCAAgtgcagagctggcagtggTAGGAGCTGGGATGTGCAGCTCCCAGGTGCCCCCAGTCTACTTTGGCTGCACAAAGCCATGGCCAATCTGATTCAgcaggtgctgagctgcagaccTCCAGTAGGCCCTTcttccaccagcacagcccatcCCCATAGCACAGCCTGGATCCTGACCCAGTTTGTTTGTTACCTGAAACCAGACCAAGGATGGGTTTCTCTGGGCTGAGTGGTACCCAAGGAGCTGGATCTGAGGATGTGCGCTTGTGCTTGGTGCTCAGAGGCAGGGATGGGCTCCTCCTGGTTCTTGTGTCCTCAGCAAAGACAGATGAGCTGGTCAGAAGTGGACGTGTCCTTTCAGGAGCTAAACAGGGAACACAAACCTCCTAGGAGCAAAACTCCAGGGAAAACTGGCACTGTGCATTGacaagaatatttatttctctgcttgcaGGTCTGGCTTGAGAAACGTGTAAGGTTGGAGCCCCAGCTGTGACAGAGGGAGAGGTGGTCAGGCAGGACTTAGAAAGTCTCCCAGAAAGCAGGACAGCTTGAGGAACTGAGGACCTCCATTTCTCAGATCTGGGACACATCATGGAAAGGCTGGGcaagggcagcaggagcagtcTGACCAAGGAACAGAACTCTTCCTACTGGCAGCTTTCCCTTCCCATacctgtcccagcagcagcactcaggagCGTACGGTGCATCCTAACAGTGCATCCTAACAGTGCCAGCATAGGGGCACTAAGAGTAAGGGTACACCATGCAGGGCTCAGGACCAAGGAAAACAAGTCAGCCTTCTCCCCTTGAGGAGAAGAGCACAGAAGGGTACCCTACAGCACCAGACAAGTCTCATCAGTGCCCTatcctctgctgatggagctatgctgcacagctccagcagctcacccCATCAGCCCACGCAGGATCTCACCTGACTTCGCCCgatggggagggaagggaggtggGTAGGAGGGGGCTGGTGGCACATCCAGGCTGCGGAGGTGGGTGTGTGGCAAGGCATAGGTGTCTGGCTGCCTCCCCTGAGGCACTGCCCCTGCTGCTTCTGGTCTGGTGGCAGGAGGCtggaagcagctctgtggaCAGGAAGACCCCCTCTTCATAAGACCCAGCTGGAAAGAATATTTGTAAGTTAGAGTATCCAATACGAGTGATCAGCCAGTACAGGAGCACCCACTCCAGTGTGGTGGGAGAAGGACCAATGGTGGTATGCATGGACCTGAGCCCATGGAGGATCCTCACCTTCTCATCCAGCTCATCGTCACTCTCATACATGTCATCCTGGCCCAGCCACCACTCGTACTCCACATGGACATGCGGGCTGAACTGATTGTTCTgggcctgcagcagctgaggcacAGAGGAGCCCCCTCAGGacctgccagccctgcccacTGCACCAGCCCCATTTCTGACAGACCATTTGGTTATGGAGGAAACAAACTGTATGTAAGGCTGCCAGCTCAGCAGGCCAGGAGTTTTGCAAAGTTGTCCAAACACACAGTGGGACACGGCCAAAGTAAGGCTTGGGCTCACCAAGGAGATGCTCTTACCCTGTGTGGCTTGGTGCAGTTTCAGGTTCCCCTGTCTGACCTGTCCCAAACTGCCCAGCCCTGAGGTACCCCACGACAGCAGGGCCAGAGCAGACCCCATGGCACCCTCCTCTGTGTCCCACACCAGCAGTGATGATGCTGAAGGATTTGGATAACCCTGCACCAGGCATCTGTGCAGTGCCTTTTCCTGCCAGGATGTGACAAAACCGACACCGTGTCCTACCAGTTCTGCACATTGGTGATGTCTTGTCCTCTTGGCAATGTCCAGGGCCGTCTCTCCTGCTTGGTTAGCTGTGAGGGGAAAGGCAGCCTTGAACCTTGCTCAGGGAAgtggagagcagtgctgcatgtgGGGAGCCTGCAGACTCACAGCAGAAATGCTACAGTCAAGGGGGAAAGAGAAGAGGATGTGCAGTGCAGGAAGAATAAATGCCAGAGAAGTGGAGAGGGGTGCTGACGGCACTAAAGACAACAGATCCTACAGATCCCATCAGATCTACCTGCTGCTTCTAGGGACAAACACATGAAAAAGGGACAGCCTAAACAGACTGAAACAAATGCTCAAGCCAAAATTGATAATGGCGGGAAAATAAAGAAGGGGGAAAGAGTGATGAGACACATAGATAAGGAGAGATGGGTAAATCCTACTGGCTTACAGAAATGGGACAGTGGAGAAGGACAGAAGAATAGAGTCACTGCCAAAACCTAAATGCTACAGAACCCAAAGCTGACGGGCAGAGGAGGAATCCATAGCTGACACCCCTTGTCCTCTGAGTCACTGCAAGAAGCTTTGGGCAGACCTGATACATATGTGCTGGTGCCTGGTGGATGGCAGACTGTCTGCACACCCCACACCTGTGAGTATGGGTATGGCAGAAGACAAACCATGacactcattttattttggattCATTTTAGGCCCCTGTCtatggagctgcagcacagggctgagaaGGGATGCGCAGCTATGGGGATCCTGGGGCTGAGGAGGGGCAAGAAGTCTGCACCCTTAGGGCTCACAAAGCATCCCCAGACCAGTGACAGGACCTGCACTGAGACCTTGAGTTGCTTCAGGTAGCCAGAAGAGTCGAAGAGTCAGTAAAGATGGGTCAAGCGCTGCTGAGCCTGACGTGGCTGAGGGAGTGGGAAATTTGGCAGCCAACTCCTATGTGGCTACAAGGACACGTACCCAGTCCCTACCATCCCACCAGGGTCCCTCTGCCCTTATGGGAAACATACTCAAGGAGTGCCCAAGAAGGAatggctcagcacagccatcccACTGGATGGTGAGAACATGTGTGACCTTCCATGTCACTCAGGAAACCAGCTTTAAAGTTCACTTCTGTGTTGTGAAGAGGACGCTCCGAGCCGTGATGAATGACTAGACCTATGACCTGGGCTCCAAAGCACCAGCACGCACTGCCTCTGAACCAGCATTTTGTCAGGCCTGTTGCCCATGCTCCAGCATTGCACCACTGGTTTTGAAAATAAGAGCTAAGTGCCTGTCACTCTATGGTCAGGCTTCCCCAGCACCATCATTAACCTGCTTCTCCTGAacctccccagctgcaggcaaGCCCTGCTGATCACTCCAGCAAAGTCAGagtgaagaggaagggaagagagaaaattcCAGGATCCCCTGGCCACTCACTGGTGATGATGCTGGCTTTGGCCTTCAGCAGCAGTTTGAGGCACTCAGGTTTGTTGTGAAAGCAGCAGTAATGAAGCGGCGTGTTCCCCACTATGGTCTGCTTTTCCAGGCTCCCACTGCAGCAGAAGGTGGATATTGTCAGCagactgagcagagctgctggcccAGCCAAATGCTGCTCCACGTGTCATTCTAACCACCTCAACTGGAGGTGGCCACCACCAGCATCACACCTCAACCCAGTGATGAGGGCAGCCAAGGCCTCTCTGCTCTAGAGATGGTCACCCTAAGTCTACCCCTAGGTGCATTTGCTGGGATGCCTGCTCTGGTACTTCTTATCTTGGGAGCATTTTGGAGAAGCCCATCgctctttcatttttcactcaCACTGACTTGGCTGTGACAAGTTGACCAGATATTTTGAGCTTACCTGTTCTGGACAAGAAAATCAACAATATGCAAAGAGGTTCGATCAGACAACAGCACTGCCAGGTGGAGGATGGTCTCCCCGGGTTCCtgtaacagaacagaaacagcaacagGATGGGACCATGACACCAACAGGGAGGAGCTCTGTCCTTTGGGAACTGTTCTTTATGCATCCCTAAGAGGTGAACAGGAGCTGGTGTGACCTGTCCCTCTTCAGAGCCACGACCACCAAGGCTGGAGAGAGCTTAGGAAACATGTAGAGGCATGGAGCCATGTTTCTCAAGGAAAACTTTTCTAATTGTACTTTCCTCACCTTCTGCTTTGTCCTTCACACagcctcttcctttttctcagggGCTTAGCCACTCATCTTCTTAACACCTGCCCTTTACCTGACACCTTCCCCATGTATTTGTGATGGCTTCATGAAGAATCATTCACCCCCATTTCACATTTAGAAACAGTAactaaaagtgatttttttttcccccagtccaGCAGCAGAACTTCATGGAGTTCACCATTTCAGGGTGTGCAACTGCTGCTTCACACAGATCTGCCCCTCTCCTGCCTATTTTTCCCAAGACATCCCATACTGAGGGTGCTTCTTTCTCATTGCCAGGACAGTCCCttgccttccaccaggtgcCATACCTGCAGGTGTGCCTGCACAGGCTTGCTTAAATCCACGTTCTCAGCATAAGCTTGGAGCAAAGTAAATATGTCCTTGCCCTTTACAGCTTCTGGGAGGCttgggcactgagcagcagggcTCCTCTTGGCATATTTCTTCTCAACATACTTGGAAGTGATGAATTCTTTCCGCAAGGCCCTGGCAGAGATGAACCAAGCAAGAGTTAGGGGCCACAGAGCAACCCCATAAGCATCCAGGGACACCCCTCCTCTTCAGCTGCCccagctgctttcctcttttctcctgcagaCCTGCCAGGCAGTGCAGCACCTTTCCCATCCTTGTTCCCAGCAGGGCTCCCACTGCCTTCCTCTGTTGCCCCAAGGTCTTGCTGGGAGGAACGGGGAAGCATCAATGCATCTCCCTGTCTCCTGGACACTTCCATACTCTCCAtcacctcttctccaggcagagaAGGGTTCTGTATTGGATTCAGCTCCCCAGTGAGATGTTGAAGAAACACCGTATAATGACTGGATGGGAGAACCCAAGGATCATCATCATCAGCTTCTGGGAGAGGGCTGGCCAAGAAAGTCCTCCAGCTGCAGAGTGTGAGTAGAAGCAGTGACCAGATAGAAGATctggtgggcagcaggagcCCCAGGACTAACCAAATTCTCACAGCAAAGGTGATTTCAGAAGAGCTGAATTAATACTATTTCATGCGGTTTCAGTTTTCTCAGTGGTGAAAGGTCCAGGGGTGGACCTGGCAACCTTGATCTGCTCCTGCAATTGCATTTtccagctctccctgctctctgGTGCCAGGCCCTGACCTGTCTGCTTGCTTACTGCAGGGTAGATCCGCACTGCCTAAAAGGTGCCCTGACTGGGACTTGCAAACCTGTAAAGTACCCTGGCTTGAGCCTCTGCAGACTCTGATGGCCCCCTTGGCCATGACTGCCCCGGCTACAGGACTCCCCCAAGAGCTCTGCCCAATTCATGTTTGCAGCACTAAGTCCTGGAGAAGCCCCCAGCTATTGCTGGTACCAGCCACCACCTGAGCTCCCCCCTATGCTCTTCTAGAAGCTGGGCCACTCCAGGATGAGGAACAGAGCTTGTGTCTCCTGAGAAGTCCtacagctgccagctctgctctctcccaGATGAGAGAATCATGGTCTCGCTGCTTTCTAGTTCCTACTACTTCTGCAGCCATGGTGCAAAGGGCCCAGGAGGAATGATGTgtctttccctccttcctcacCAGGTCCCTTCATGCCAGATATCCTTTGTCTAATCACCCAGAGACAGGAAAACAGACAATTCTTGTTACCTCTGCACTACCTTAGCAAAAAAGTCATCTGCTATCTCAGAAGAGGATTTTATGGCCTCCATCCATAGCAAATGCAACAATAGATATGTCTCCACAACAGTAATTAAAGACACAGGCTGGAAGTCTGCAGAGCTGTCTTCACTTACGTCACAAGAAACTTGGCCATGCATGTCATGATGCCCACCACTCGTTTTCTCACCATCTCTCCTTCCTTGCTTGATCCTACACTGAGCTCACCAGCTCTGAGCCCCAGCTATGGCGAACTGTACTGCACCCACATGTTGCTCTGCCCTGTCCCCTCCATCCTCCCAccctttccttcctgctgatATGCACAAGTACAGCTGTCCTGCTTGGCAGCTccagcttttcagtttttctttttgctttcccctTTCCAGCCCTTTTTCCTTGATCCTGACCCTTGTCCTGCTGGCTCTTCCTCACACCTTTGGTCTCTTTTAAATCTGCCCTGTTGAGCTTGATGAAACCGATTCCAAAGAGGAGTTGCAGCCTGGGGAGAAGGCCGGGCAGTGCCACGTGCCTGGCCGCTGTGAGGAGCAAGCAGGACCACAGAGCATGCCCACAAACACCAACTCCATCAGAGCAACTCACATGTCACTGTGTGCCATGGGCTTCAGGGAGAAGCTGGAAAGACTCGCTTCCATGACGCCATTGAAACCAGCGTTGCCAATGTTCCTTGCCAGCTGCAAAACAGCCAAGCTAGAGGTGATACAGGACATGCAACTGTATTGCATGCGTGGCAGCAGGAGAGAAAGCTCAGGGCTGAGGTGCTGGCCAGGTATGGAGAGATGTCAAGGAGCCAGGGGCTCTGCACTGACTGCTACTGCTGAGATGTCCCAACTCCAGCAGTACAGCCATACAGCTGAGTCCTGGGTTTGGAGCTGGGTGAGTAATGCCCCTGTGCGTGCTCCCATTCCCTGTCTGGACACCAGCAGCTCCCATCATGGACTGACCAAACCTTTCTCATTCATGAACACGCTAAAACAGTGCCAAGGAAAGCCGCCAGCCTCCTGTCCACCCCATGCTCTGCTCAACCCTGATTTGGGCTTggtcctgccctgcagctctcctgcaccAGGAGACAAAGCTGGAAGAGATGAGCGACccaggaaaagcaaagggaCATCCTTGTCTCCTTGCAGATGGCAATTCCTGCCACAGTAACCATGAAACTCCAGGAATTACAGCTTGGTTCTGGAGGGAAAGATCTCACTGCACTAATTGAAAGGccacagcagaaaagaaggaggCATGCAGACAGAGCACAGTAGCAGCATCCTACCAGCAGTTCGGAGGTTGCCAGCTTGTCCAAAGACAGTGACTGGATGCGGGAGATGTGCACACCCATCTCTCTGTGAATCCCAGAGCACTCAATGCAGATCAGGATGCCATGGTTAATGGAGAGCCAGGTGGGATCTGCAGAGACAACACTGCTGGGGTCACATCCATCTCCCTCTTGTCCTCTCCACCACACAGAGCACAAGCTGCACAGCAGGACAcgcagcagagagctgctggaacaggGAGGGGAGGCAAGCAGCTGGTTCTCACCTGGGGCCAAGCAGTCACAGCACTCCCTGTTTCCAGGCATGTTTCTGACCTCCTCAACTATGGCCCGGGtcagctcctccctgctgctctcccctccaCCCTGCACCTTGCTGAAGGCCACGTTCAGTGCCTCCTCCTTGCTGTTGCTGAGGACGGACACCCATCTGCAAGGGCAGAAAGTGGCTTAGGAGAGAGCCCAGAGGCGTGGGGCTGGCTTTGCATGGACCCCCTCCCCCTGAGCACAAGGCCCCTGCACAGGATGCCAGCAGGAAAACGGGCACCAGAATCCTCCATGACTTGCTCAGCCCCTAAAGCAATCATAACACAGCAGGAATGGAAAGGGGATCAAACAAGGGCAGCAATGAGCTGCATAATTAAGCTAGCTCCTCATCAGAAGCTAGAGGAATGTTTTTTGATTCCCACCAAGCTGCCCTTTGCTAACAGTACTTACACAAAACAGTCCTGCTCGTCCTCTGCCAGGAAGCGGTACGTGCGGTTGTCTGAAACAGACACGGCCATGCCCCCCTGTGCATCAtctgctgggctcagcagggTGGCAGCCCCCTCATTCCACCCAGCCCCTCCTCACTGCTTCCCTGACAAAGCTCCTGGGGGAGGCAGAGGAATCCTGTTTTTGGCTAAGCTGATACATGGGAACTATGTGCCCACACTGCAGTGGTGCCCATCTTGTGCCCTGAGTGTGCACCACTGTTTTGGAGCAGAGCTACCCCACAGCATTGCTTCCCAGTCCAATACACAGTCCCACAGAGCTTTGCCTCCTCCATGCCCATGCTCACTTTCTAAACCCAAAACACCAAAGCCGTTCTGTGCACTttccagaggagcagcaggggagTGGCAGCACTCACGTGAAACCAGATCAAAGCATTTCTTGTCATCCACATTTGGCTTCACCTGGCAGGTCAGTAGGTTCAACTTGGCcggaggacggttggactatGAGAACAAGGAAGTCTCAGTCCTCATGGCATCAAAGCATTGGAACAGCCAAGGTaaggctggacagggctctgagcaccctgatggagctgcaggtgtccctgttcattgcaggggaattggaccagatggccttttaaggtcccctccaactcaaatgattctatgaaagggtGATGGCCCAGCAGTGACAATCACCACCAGCACTTCACCCTTAGCTCTGCTTTTGGGAGCAATGCAAGAAATAGCTACATGGACCTCTTTTTTCCCAAAAGCCATCCCATGCTGGTATCCCCTGGTCCCCAGGCTCGCTGCCCTCCGTGCACACAGGTGTGGGGGGGGCTCCCATGTTAGTCTCTTACATTGCAAAGACTTCAGGCTCAGcagggcagcccagcagcccagcagtgcaagCACCAGGCACGAGGGCTCTGCTGAATCCCAGAACTGTCAGCATGGTGGGCAAAGGGGGGTCAACAGGGGTGAGCAGCAGATCCCAGGCAGAGATAGCAGGGGGTGGAAGAAGCAGTTCCTACCATGCTGTGAGAGATGGTCAGGTAGCCATTGCTGACAGTGCACTTCCTCTTCTGCCAGACTTTTCTCAACCTGGAAGTGAGCAGAGGGTGATACAAGAGGACACATGGCTGCCATGCAAAGGAGCAGATCATCCATGCAGCAATGCCAGTGAGTACAAGAGCTGTGCAAGGCGACACGCTGGCTCTGCTGCCAGAGTCTGTTACTTATGGTCTGATGGGACCCCATTGTATGGCATAAGGATGGGCTTGTATAGACAGGCAGCACACATCAGCTGCAGAGGCAATGTAGGCACAGAGCATTGCTTGGGGCTCAGGTCCTGTTGGGAAAGCACACAGACCTTTGAGACCTTGGAGTCCCCAGCAAACAACCAAAACTGTCATCTTCAAACTGCTCCAAACACCTCGAAGACCATACAGAAgtgagggaaagaaggaagggaaactGAACTTCAGCCTGTGATGAAGGAGACTCCAGAGCTCCAGTTCATGATTTTCTGTCcagtttcctgtttttctaGGACCGTTGATGGTCCTTTCCAGGCACACACACCTCCCAGTGCAGGACCCCTGCAATTCCCAGCAAACAGGCTCC comes from Lagopus muta isolate bLagMut1 chromosome 16, bLagMut1 primary, whole genome shotgun sequence and encodes:
- the LOC125701089 gene encoding arf-GAP with SH3 domain, ANK repeat and PH domain-containing protein 2-like isoform X1, producing MAAPISVCDFVQQVQEDLSSPTTSTFTSHMARCKATAGSMEEALDADRAVLQKMRKAAKAEHGCGQDLISHLAAHIAAQELFSANYQLEGEQQLANAFSTFAAFSQELLIAVRSLLQSLDHNINFSLESLIKGDMKEIKGEFKKPLEKAYKDYESKLTKIEKEKRELAKQHGMVRGEVSGGEIAEEMEKERRSFQLNMCEYLIKVNEIKTKKGIDLLQNHIKYCNTQFNFFQECLNTTAKLKKFTEELIPELQSLKVRQDEEKKQLCALRDQLKAALQLEQREDVGSKQARYNMHQLQGNKQYGTEKTGTLFKKSDGLRKVWQKRKCTVSNGYLTISHSMSNRPPAKLNLLTCQVKPNVDDKKCFDLVSHNRTYRFLAEDEQDCFVWVSVLSNSKEEALNVAFSKVQGGGESSREELTRAIVEEVRNMPGNRECCDCLAPDPTWLSINHGILICIECSGIHREMGVHISRIQSLSLDKLATSELLLARNIGNAGFNGVMEASLSSFSLKPMAHSDMALRKEFITSKYVEKKYAKRSPAAQCPSLPEAVKGKDIFTLLQAYAENVDLSKPVQAHLQEPGETILHLAVLLSDRTSLHIVDFLVQNSGSLEKQTIVGNTPLHYCCFHNKPECLKLLLKAKASIITTNQAGETALDIAKRTRHHQCAELLLQAQNNQFSPHVHVEYEWWLGQDDMYESDDELDEKLGLMKRGSSCPQSCFQPPATRPEAAGAVPQGRQPDTYALPHTHLRSLDVPPAPSYPPPFPPHRAKSAPERTRPLLTSSSVFAEDTRTRRSPSLPLSTKHKRTSSDPAPWVPLSPEKPILGLVSGVPMAVDCLYASVSRKAGQPGPHQSSHESDPSSGSASDVPPPLPRRGSSNTLLFRRVRALYDCSADRDDELTFHAGEIIVVSEKEDDNWWKGWIEGQPHRQGAFPASFVHVLNEEELL
- the LOC125701089 gene encoding arf-GAP with SH3 domain, ANK repeat and PH domain-containing protein 2-like isoform X2: MRANCVCPLSLSTKIEKEKRELAKQHGMVRGEVSGGEIAEEMEKERRSFQLNMCEYLIKVNEIKTKKGIDLLQNHIKYCNTQFNFFQECLNTTAKLKKFTEELIPELQSLKVRQDEEKKQLCALRDQLKAALQLEQREDVGSKQARYNMHQLQGNKQYGTEKTGTLFKKSDGLRKVWQKRKCTVSNGYLTISHSMSNRPPAKLNLLTCQVKPNVDDKKCFDLVSHNRTYRFLAEDEQDCFVWVSVLSNSKEEALNVAFSKVQGGGESSREELTRAIVEEVRNMPGNRECCDCLAPDPTWLSINHGILICIECSGIHREMGVHISRIQSLSLDKLATSELLLARNIGNAGFNGVMEASLSSFSLKPMAHSDMALRKEFITSKYVEKKYAKRSPAAQCPSLPEAVKGKDIFTLLQAYAENVDLSKPVQAHLQEPGETILHLAVLLSDRTSLHIVDFLVQNSGSLEKQTIVGNTPLHYCCFHNKPECLKLLLKAKASIITTNQAGETALDIAKRTRHHQCAELLLQAQNNQFSPHVHVEYEWWLGQDDMYESDDELDEKLGLMKRGSSCPQSCFQPPATRPEAAGAVPQGRQPDTYALPHTHLRSLDVPPAPSYPPPFPPHRAKSAPERTRPLLTSSSVFAEDTRTRRSPSLPLSTKHKRTSSDPAPWVPLSPEKPILGLVSGVPMAVDCLYASVSRKAGQPGPHQSSHESDPSSGSASDVPPPLPRRGSSNTLLFRRVRALYDCSADRDDELTFHAGEIIVVSEKEDDNWWKGWIEGQPHRQGAFPASFVHVLNEEELL